CACCGAAGGTTCCCGAAGGACCACGCCCTTGTCTTTGATGAAGATGAGGACCGTGGCGGTCCCCAGGTCAATGCCGATATCCTTGCCCCACACGAAGGATTCCTCCTTGTCCCTGTAACTCCCTTCCGGTGGAGGGGAGCGAACGTCAGGTATGCCGGTCTATTGTACTCTGTCGTGGAAAGATGAGGGGGTCGCCCAGGGAGAGGGGGCGTAGCCCACACGCCAGAAGAAGAGCCCCTGGGGGGGGGCGGTGCGTCCCGCCTCGCTTCGGCAGCCTCCCTCCAGCAGGTTCAGAAAAGCCTCCGGCTCCATCCCTCCCCGGGCCACCCCTTCCAGGGTCCCTACGAGGATCCGCACCATGTTGGTGAGGAAACCGTCCCCTCGAAACCGGAAGCGGATGAAGGGCCCCCGACGCCGACAGGACACGTGGAGGAGGGTCCTCCACGAATCTTCCGGCCGATCGACGCTGCGGCAGAACGCGCCGAAATCGTGCCGACCCCGAAGCGAAGGGAGAAGATGCTGGACGAGGGTCCAGTCCAGAGGGCTTTTGACCCACCAGACGAAGGGACGAAGGTGCGGGACGCAGGCCGCCTGATTCCACAGGAAGAAGCGGTACTCCCTCCACAGCGCGTCGAAGCGGGCGTGGAAAGAGTCGGGTACCTGCGCCACCTGAAGGATTTCGACCGAAGGGGGAAGGTGGGCCGCCATGGCTCCCCGAAGGCGAAACGGATCCCAGGGCCGGGGCAAGTCGAAATGCACCACCTGCCCCCGGGCGTGGACCCCCGCGTCGGTGCGCCCTGCCCCGTGGCAGCGCACCGGAGACCCTGACAGGGCTTCCAGCGCCGCCTCAAGGACCCCCTGCACCGAGGGGCGATTCGGCTGGGCCTGGAAGCCGGCGAAGGAGGCGCCGACGTAGGCGACCTCTGCGGCATACCGGGGCATTCTCAGATCCAGCGATCCAACAGCGTCAGGGCTCCCACGACCCCCACGGACACCGTGAGCCCCAGCGTCTCCCCGCGCCCCCAGCGAAGAGGGTTCATGCGCGTCCGCCCCACCCCTCCCCGATAGCAGCGGGATTCCATGGCCGTCGCCAGATCCTCCGCCCGCTGGAAGACGATCACGAAAAGGGGGACCAGAACCGGAACGAAGGCCCGGATTCGGCGCAGGAAGCCGCCCTGGTCGAGGTTGGCCCCTCGGGAGAGCTGGGCCTTCAGGATTCGATCCGTTTCGTCCAGCAGGGTAGGAATGAACCGGAGGGCGATGGTCATCATCATGGCCATCTCGTGGGCCGGAAACCCGAAGCGGGCCAGGGGAGACAGGAGCCGTTCCATGCCGTCCGCCAATTCCATGGGACTGGTGGTCAGGGTCAGCAGCCCCGCGAAAAGCACCAGAAAGAGAAGCCGAAGCCCCATGCGGGAGGCCAGGACGACCCCCTCCCGGGTCACGTCCACCGGTCCCAGGATCAGGACCGGGACGCCGGGGGTAAAGAGAAGGTGGAGCAACGCCGTGAACACCAAAAGCCACAGCACCGGCCGCGCCGCCCCGAAAACCAGGCGGAGGTGAAGCCGTGACAGGGCACAGATCCCCAGGAGAAGCCCTCCCCAGGCCGCAAACGCCACGGGGTGCTCCACCCCGAAGACCCCCGACAACAGCACCAACGTACTGAGGATCTTGGACCGCGGGTCCAGATGATGGATCGGGGAATCCGTGGGGACGTACTGCCCCAAGGTGAGGTGGTTGAGAAACTTCACGGTCTTCCCTCCCTTGCGGCCAACGCGGAGGCGAGGCGGTTCCAGTCCCACGTCAGGGGAACGGATCGTCCCCGGTCCCGGAGGTGGTGCGCCAGCTCCAGGATCGGGGGGAGGACCAACCCCTCCATCTCGCGGGACTGCAGTTCCTGGACGATCTCCTCGGGGGTGCCCCAGGAAAGGGTCTTTCCTTCCTGCAGCACCAGGATGCGTTCGCTTCGAGACAGGGCCAGCTCCAGATCGTGGGTGATGTAGCAGATCCCCACCCCTCGGGATTGGAGGGTCCCCAGGAGGTGAAGCAGCTCCTCCACGCCCCGGGCGTCCAGCCCCGCCGTGGGCTCGTCCAGCACGAGGTAGTCCGGGCCGGAAGCGATGACCGAGGCAATGGCCACGCGCCTCTTCTGCCCCCCCGAAAGGTTCAGGGGACTCGTCTCCAACAGGGAGACCGGCAGTCCCACCGACGCCAGGGCGCGCAAGACCCGCTCCCGGACCTCCTCGGGAGGGAACCCCCAGTTCCTGGGGCCGAAGGCCAGCTCCTCCTCCAGGGATTCCGCAAAGAGCTGCTGTTCCGGGAACTGAAACACCAACCCCACCTTCCTGCGGATCTCTCGAAGGATCTTGGGGGCAGACTGGGTATCGAGGCCATCCACCGAAACCTTGCCGGACTGGGGGGGGATCAGGGCGTTGAGATGCTGCGCCAGGGTGGATTTCCCGCTCCCCGTGTGTCCCACCAGGGAAACCCACTGCCCCGGTTCCAGACGAAAGGAAACCCTCTGAAGGGCCTGCGTTTCCAGGGGAGTTCCGGGGTGGTAGGTATGGCTCAGGTTTTCCACGACTAGGGACATAGGGCACCCTCCAGCGCCTCCACCCGGGGGGGCGTCTGTTCGGGGATCAGGCCTTTTTCCAGCAGAAAGCGCCGCAGCGAGACGAGCGGGGGGATCCCCAACCCCCACGCGGCGGCCTCCTTGGGGAGGTCGAACAATCCTTGAGGGGCTCCGTCGAAGACTTTGACCCCGCCGTTCAGCACCACCACCCGATCCGCCTCCACAATCTCCTCCAGACGGTGGGTGATCTGGATCAGGGTCTTGCCCTGCCGGTGGAGCCTTCCCAAGAGGGAGACGAAGTCCGCGCGCCCCCTCGGGTCCACCATGGCTGTGGCCTCATCCAACACCAGGACCTCCGGGTCCAGGGCCAGGGCCCCCGCCAGGGCCAGCCGCTGTTTTTGGCCACCGGAAAGGGCATAAGTGGCGGCTCGCCGTTTTTCCCAAAGCCCCACCACACGAAGAGCCTGGTCGACCCGAGCGCGGATCTCCTGAGGGGGGAGCCCCAGGTTCTCGGGGCCGAAAGCCGTTTCCTCCTCCACCACCGAGGCCACGATCTGGTTCTCCGGATTCTGGAACACCATGGCAACCCCCCGGCGGATCCGCTCCGCGTTTGCGGGGACGCGGGTATCCAACCCCAGCACAGAACAATCGCCCTGCGTCGGGATCAGCAGGGCGTTGCACAATCTGGCGAAGGTCGATTTTCCCGAACCGTTGGCTCCCAGTAGGGCAATCCACTCCCCCCGGGCAACCTCCAGGTCGAGCCCTTCCAAGGCACGAGACTGCGAACCGGGGTAGACGTACCCGACCTTGCGGAACGAGCACGCCCCCCCGGCGTCCACTGGGAGCATCTAGTCGACCAGCTCGATGACCGCCATGGGCGAGGCATCCCCCACCCGGTTTCCCAGCTTCACGATGCGGGTGTACCCACCGGGACGGTGGACGAACTTCGGCCCGATTTCGTTGAACAGCTTCTGGATCGCTTCCTTGTGGGCCATGTCGCTCACCACGACGCGACGGTCATGAAGCGTCCCCGACTTGGCCCGGGTAATCATCCTCTCCGCCACCCGGCGAAGTTCCTTTGCCCGGGTCACGGTGGTCACAAGGCTCCCCTCCAGAAAGAGGCTCGCCGCAAGGTTGCTCAGCATGGCGTGCCGATGGGAACCATACCGCCCCAGGCGGCGCATGCTCATGCGATGTCTCATCGAGTTTCTTCCTCCTTCGTTTCCGGAAGGTCATCTTCAGTCTCTCCCAGGTCGGAGAGAGGTTCTCCTCCCAAGGACAGGCCGAACTTCTCCAGTTTCTCCTCAATCTCCTTGAGGGAGATCTTGCCCAGATTGCGGATCTTCAGCAGATCCTCGCGTGCCCGACCCACCAGATCGCCGATCACGTGGACTCCACCGCGAAGTAGGCAGTTCTCACTGCGCACCGAAAGTTCCAGGTCCCGAACGGGGCGTGCAAGAAGGGCATTCTCGAAGAAACGCACAGGTTCTTCGGCAGGATCCCCTTCCGCCGGCACCCCTTCGCCCTCGGAGCTGATGGCATCCTCCGGCAGGGCACCGCCCTGGCTGGGGCGAGACGAAAGGACGTTGGTCAAGGACCGGAAGTACCCCTCCAAGATGGCCGAGGCCTTTGCCACCGCTTCCTTCGGCGTCACCACCCCGTTGGTCCACACCTCCAGAACCAGCCGGTCGTAGTCGGTCCGCTGTCCCATCCGCACGTCCTGGACCTCGTACTTCACCCGCTTTGCAGGGGAGAAGACGGCGTCGATCAGCAGGGCGTCCACGGGGAGGTAGGCCGGCCTGGGCCGGTCGATGGCGGCGTAGCCGATCCCCTGTTCCACATACAGATCCATGGAGATCCGGTGCCCCGCTTCCAGGGTGCAGATCACCGCCTCCGGGTCCACGTATTCCACGTCCGCATCCGGCTGGATATCCGCCGCCGTTACGGTCTTGGGACCCTCCACCTCAAGGTGGAGGGTCTTCAGTTCCGCATTGTAGCAGCGCAGGGGCACGTGCTTCAGGTTCACCAGAAGCTCGATCACGTCCTCCCGAACTCCCGGCACGGTGCTGAACTCGTGAAGAACCCCTTCAATCCGAACCGCGGAAATGCTGGCGCCAGGAATGGAGGAGAGGAGGACCCGCCGCAGGGCATTGCCCAGGGTGATCCCGTAACCTCTCTCCAGGGGTTCCAGAACAATCCGACCGTAGGAGGGGGTGATCTCCTCCACGATGATCTCGTGACGATCGTGTTCCAAGGTTCCCCCACCCTTCCCGTCGTTATCGAGCATAGAATTCCACCACGAGCTGTTCGTTCACCGGCACCTCGATCTGCTCCCGAACGGGCAGGGTGACGACACGTCCACTCATGGCTTCTCCGTTGATCTCGAGCCAGGCGGGAACGGCTCGGGAGGCTGCAACCTCCGCATTGCCCTTCAGGACCGCGACGTCCCGACTTTTTTCCCGCACCGAAACCACATCCCCGGCCCGGAGCACCGCGCTGGGGATGTCCAGCTTCCGTCCGTTCACGAGGAAATGCCCGTGGCGAACCAACTCCCGGGCCTGACGACGGCTCACTGCAAGTCCCAGCCGATAGACCACGTTGTCCAGACGCCGCTCCAGAAGCTGGAGGAAGTCGTGACCCGTCTGCCCCGGCATGGCCGCGGCCTTCTCGTAAATCTGCGCGAACTGGGATTCGTTGAGTCCGTAGAAGCGCCGCAGTTTCTGCTTTTCCCGGAGACGCAGACCATATTCGCTGGTCTTGGTCCGGCGCGTGCCGTGCTGTCCCGGCTTGCTATTCCGCTTCGCCATGGCGCACCGCTCCGTGTAGCAACGGTCGCCCTTCAGAAAGAGCTTCGTCCCCTCGGCACGGCAGAGCCTGCACACGGGACCGGTATATCTACTCATTGAGCAAAGGCCCTCCTTCCGAGCCGATCAAACCCGGCGCCGCTTGGGAGGGCGGCAACCGTTGTGGGGAATGGGCGTGGCGTCCTTAATCAGGTTCACCTGCAGGCCCGCAGCCTGCAGGGAACGGATCGCGGACTCCCGGCCCGGGCCGGGCCCCTTCACCACGACATCGATCTCCACGACCCCATGGTCCTGGGCCACCTTGGCGGCCTGGGCCGCGGACATCTGCGCCGCATAGGGGGTAGATTTCCTGGTCCCCTTGAAGCCCACGTTCCCGCCGGACGCCCAGGAAAGGGCATTCCCCTGCTTGTCCGTCAGGGTCACGATGGTGTTATTGAAGGTGGAGTAGACATGGGCCACTCCATAGCTGATGTGCTTCTTTTCCTTGCGCTTACTCCTGCGCTGAACACGCTTGGCCACGCGTTTTCCCTCCTCAGGCGACTGGGCCTATTTGACGGCCTTCTTCTTGCCGGCCACGGTGCGCTTCGGTCCCTTACGGGTCCGGGCGTTGGTCCGGGTACGCTGCCCCCGAACCGGAAGACCCAGCCGATGACGCAGCCCACGATAACAACCGATGTCCATCAAACGTTTGATGTTCATCGCCACTTCTCGGCGCAGATCCCCCTCGACCTTGAACTGGTTCTCGATCTCGTTCCGGATCCGCTGCGCCTCTTCGTCCGTCAGATCCTTCGTGCGCGTGTCGGGGTTCACCCCCGTGGCCGCCAGGATCTTCTTGGACGAGGTGAGGCCGATGCCGAAAATGTAGGTCAACGCGATCTCTACCCGCTTCTCGCGGGGAAGGTCCACACCTGCAATACGAGCCATGGGTCGCTCCTACCTCCTTGCTCCCTGACGCTGCTTGTGACGCGGATTCCGGCTGCAGATGATCCGCACCACCCCATGCCTCTTGATGATGCGGCAGTATTCGCAGATCGGCTTGACGGAAGTCTTCACTTTCATGCCGAAACATCCTCCTTGAACGCAAGTCCGAAGCCGCTTCGAGAGCGGCGATTATCGAAGGGCAAACTATTTATATCTATACACAATTCGCCCCCGTGTCAAGTCATAGGGCGAAACCTGAACCAGGACCTTGTCGCCCGGCAAGATCCGAATGAAGTGCATCCGCATCTTCCCCGAGACGTGGGCCAGGATCCGGTGTCCGTTCTCCAGCTCCACACGGAACATGGCGTTTGGAAGCGGTTCCACCACCTTGCCCCGAACTTCGATCACATCATCCTTCGCCATGCGGCTGCCTCGACCTCCTTGAGTTCACGAAGCGTCACCCCGATCCCGAAGGGCGGCGATCCGCCGGGCAAGCCATCCGTTGTCCAGGCTTTTTCCGCTGGCGAGGCGAGCTGCCACGTCTTCGAGAACCGTACGGGTCACCTGAAGGTGTTTCGGGTTCTTCCTCTTGGGGCGGTCCACAGGATGGAGACTGCCGTCCACCAGAAGAACCCTTCCGCTTTCCGGATCCGTTTCGACCACCACGCACCAGAGTCCCGCGTCGTGGCCCTTCCGGACCCTTACCACCCTTCCGGGCACAAGCTCCGGGATCGCTCCGTCCCCTAAGTTTCCCATGGGGTCAGGATCTCGTGCCCTTCTGCGGTGACCAGGACCGCATGTTCAAAGTGTGCTGCATCGGAGCCATCGACGGTCACCACGGTCCATCCGTCCGACAAACTCTTGACCGCTTCCTTGCCGCTCATCACCATCGGTTCGATGCAGATGGTCATGCGCGATTTGAGGGTGATGCCCGTCCCCGGCTTCCCGTAGTTCGGCACCTGGGGGGACTCATGCAGGTGTCTGCCGATTCCGTGCCCCGCGTACTCCCGCACAAGACCGCAACCTTCCGCCAACACGGTACGTTCCACCGCATGCCCCACATCTCCCACGGTGGCACCGTCCCGCACGCAGGCGATCCCCTCGTGGAGCCCCTTCAGCGTGACCGCCAGAAGTTTTTCCCGGGCCTCGGAGATGGCCCCCACGGGGTACGTGCAGGCGGCATCCCCGTAGAACCCCCCTACCAGGGCGCCCATGTCCACGCTCAGGATGTCCCCTTCCACCAAAACCCGGTCCTTCGAGGGAATCCCGTGGACCACTTCCTGGTTGATGGAGGCACAGATGGTGCCGGGGAAGGGCTTGGGGATTCCCGGCACGCGATATCCCTTGAAGGCGGGTTTGGCGTTCTCCTTGGAGAGAAGTTCCTCCGCCGCCTGATCCAAGGTCCACGTATCCACGCCAGGCCGGACCAGATCCCGAAGATGCCGCAGCACGTCCGCAACGACCTTCCCGGCCTTCCGCATGGCGACCAGGTCAGGGTCGTTCTTGAACGTGATCACGCAGCGCCTCCTTGCTTTTCAAGGTTCCGGCACACCGCATCCGGTGCCCCTTCCGCGTTGACCCGCCGCAGGATGTCCTGCTTCTCGTAGTACGCCACCAGGGGAGAAGTCTGCTCATGGTACACCCCAAGGCGCTTCCGAATGACATCCTCCCGATCGTCGTCCCGCTGGACCAGCTCCCCACCGCAAAGGTCGCAGATGCCGGAGACCCGAGAGGGATGAAAGGAGACGTGGTAGATGGCACCGCAGTCCTTGCAGACTCTCCGTCCGCAGAGACGCTCCACCACCACCCCGTCGGTCACATCCAGAAGGACCACCGCATCCAAGGAGACGCCCAACCGGCTCAGAAGCGCATCCAGCGCCTCCGCCTGGGGGAGGGTTCGGGGAAAACCGTCTAGCAGAAAGCCCCTCCCGCAGTCCTCTTGGCGAAGCCGATCCTCCATCATGGCGATGATCAGCCCGTCGGGAACCAGCTTTCCCGAATCCATAAAGGACTTGGCTTCAACCCCCAGAACTGTTCCTCGCTTCACGTGGTCCCGCAACATGTCCCCGGTAGAAAGATGGGGGATGGTAAACCTTTCGATGACGCTGGCAGCCTGTGTTCCCTTGCCGGCCCCGGGAGGGCCAAGAAGGATCAATCGCATGATCTCGTCCTGGACCTACAGGTTCAGAAGCCCGCCGGTCTTGTTCCGGCGCTTCAGGATGCCGTCGTAATGCCTCATCAGGAGCTGGCCTTCGATCTGGTGGACCGTGTCCAGAGCAACCCCCACGACGATTAGCACGGAGGTTCCCCCGAAGTAGAAGGTGTTGATGTTCATGAGTCCCGACATGAAGGTCGGGATCACCGCCACCAGGGCCAAGGCCAAGGAACCTCCCAGGGTGATGCGGGACATGACCTTCTCGATGTAATCGGATGTGGGTTTGCCGGGACGAATCCCCAGGATGAACCCACCGTACTTCTTCATGTTGTTCGCCACTTCCTCCGGATTGAAGACCACGGCGGTGTAGAAGTAGGCGAAGAACACGATGAGTCCCACATAAAGGATCATGTAGATGGGACTACTGGGGGCAAAGGCGTTTTGAATCGCCTTCGCCACGCTCCCGGGAAAGAACCCGGCAAGGGTGTAGGGAAACAGAAGCACCGAGGAGGCGAAGATGATGGGGATGACCCCTGCGGTGTTCACCCGGAGAGGGATGAAGGTGCTCTGTCCCCCGTAGACCCGGTTGCCCACGACCCGCTTGGCGTACTGCACCGGAAGCTTCCTTTGTCCCTCCTGGAGGAGCACGCAACCGGCGATGACCCCAACCATCAGGAGCACCGCGAGCAGGAGCACCAGGACGTTCATTTCTCCCATCCGGACCAGGGAAAAGGTCTGGATGATGGCCTCGGGAATTCGCGCCACGATACCCGCGAAGATCAGGAGGGAAATCCCGTTGCCGATGCCGTGGTCCGACATGATTTCCCCGAGCCACATCACCGCCAGGGAACCCGCCGTCACCGTGACGGTGACCACCACGGCGTCCAGGAAACCGCCAGCGAAGATCCCCAGGTTGCCAAGCCACACCGTCATGCCCACCGCCTGGATCAAGGCAAAGAGTACCGTCCCGTAACGAGTGTACTGGACGATCTTCTTGCGTCCTTCTTCTCCGTCCTTCTGCATCTTCTCCAGTGTCGGAACCACCACCACGAGAAGCTGCATCACGATGCTGGAGTTGATGTAGGGCACCACTCCCAGGGCGAAGATGCTGAACCGCCTCAGAGCGCCCCCGGCGAAGAGGTCGAAGAATCCGAGCACGCCGCCCTTTTCGAAAAGCTGGGCCATCGCCTCGGGGTCGATCCCCGGCGTGGGGATGTGGGCTCCGAGGCGATACACGAACAGGGCCGCCAGGACGAAGAGAAACCGTCGTTTGAGATCCGGCAGTCGGAACGCGTCCCGGAAGGAGTCGATCACCTAGATCACCTCGGCCTTGCCGCCCGCCGCCTCAATCTTCCGAGCCGCTCCGGCGCTAAAGGCATGGGCACGCACCGTCAGGGCCTTTGTCAGTTCCCCATCCCCCAGAATCTTCACGGGGCCGGAGAAACGGCCCAGGAGTCCCTGAGCCAGGAGAGCGGCCAGGTCCACCACGGCACCGCTCTCGAAGCGGCCGTCCAGGACTCCGATGTTGATGCCCTGATAGGTCACCTTGTGCCGATCATTGCTGAAGCCCCGCTTCGGGATCCGCCGGACCAGAGGCATCTGACCGCCCTCGAAGCCAGCGCGGACACCGCCGCCCGCCCGGGCTTTGTGTCCCTTGGTTCCCTTGCACGCCGTCTTGCCGTGCCCGCTGCCCAAGCCGAGGCCGATGCGCTTGGCCTTCTTGTGGGCCCCCGGGGCGGGGGAAAGTTCGTGCAGCTTCATCGTCCTTCCTCCTATTCCTCGACGGACCACTCCACGAGGTGCTCCACCGCGCGGATCATGCCGCGAATCTGCGGGGTATCCTCATGGGTCACCGTCTGGTGGAGTTTCCGCAGACCCAGGGCCCGGATGGTGAGCCCCTGACGGTCCGGCCTCCCGATGGCGCTGTGCTTCCAGGTGATGGTCAGCTTTGCCATGCCTTCCGACCTCCCTTAAGCATCCTGCGCCGCGGGGCGCCGTTCTTTGCCGCGCAACCGATGGATCTCCTCGGGGGAACGAAGCGCCTTGACCCCTTCGAAGGTGGCATAGGCCACGTTGATGGGGTTGGAGGTCCGACCGATGACCTTGGTCAGCACGTCCTTGACTCCCCCCAGCTCCATGATGGCTCGGACCACCGCCCCCGCGATGACTCCCGTCCCCGGCGCCGCAGGCTTGAGGAGGACCTCCGCCGCCCCGAACTTGCCGAGGATGGGGTGCGGGATGGTGTGCCCGGTCTTCTTCAGGGTCACCATTCCCTTTTTCGCGTGGTCGATGCCCTTGCGGACGGCCTCGGAAATCTCCCGAGCCTTCCCCATGCCGACACCCACCTGCCCAAATCCGTCACCCACCACCACGAGAACGCTGAACTTGAAGCGCTTTCCGCCCTTCACAACCTTGCTGACCCGGTTGATGGCTACGACGCGCTCGTTCAGATCGGACCCCTTGGTGGACGAGGCATTCCTTGCGTTCATCGCCACAGGCTGTCCCTCCTTAGAACTTCAGGCCCGCTTCGCGCGCCGCTTCGGCCAGCGCCTTGACGCGGCCGTGGTAGATATGGCCACC
The sequence above is drawn from the Aminomonas paucivorans DSM 12260 genome and encodes:
- the truA gene encoding tRNA pseudouridine(38-40) synthase TruA translates to MPRYAAEVAYVGASFAGFQAQPNRPSVQGVLEAALEALSGSPVRCHGAGRTDAGVHARGQVVHFDLPRPWDPFRLRGAMAAHLPPSVEILQVAQVPDSFHARFDALWREYRFFLWNQAACVPHLRPFVWWVKSPLDWTLVQHLLPSLRGRHDFGAFCRSVDRPEDSWRTLLHVSCRRRGPFIRFRFRGDGFLTNMVRILVGTLEGVARGGMEPEAFLNLLEGGCRSEAGRTAPPQGLFFWRVGYAPSPWATPSSFHDRVQ
- a CDS encoding energy-coupling factor transporter transmembrane component T family protein, which translates into the protein MKFLNHLTLGQYVPTDSPIHHLDPRSKILSTLVLLSGVFGVEHPVAFAAWGGLLLGICALSRLHLRLVFGAARPVLWLLVFTALLHLLFTPGVPVLILGPVDVTREGVVLASRMGLRLLFLVLFAGLLTLTTSPMELADGMERLLSPLARFGFPAHEMAMMMTIALRFIPTLLDETDRILKAQLSRGANLDQGGFLRRIRAFVPVLVPLFVIVFQRAEDLATAMESRCYRGGVGRTRMNPLRWGRGETLGLTVSVGVVGALTLLDRWI
- a CDS encoding ATP-binding cassette domain-containing protein, with translation MSLVVENLSHTYHPGTPLETQALQRVSFRLEPGQWVSLVGHTGSGKSTLAQHLNALIPPQSGKVSVDGLDTQSAPKILREIRRKVGLVFQFPEQQLFAESLEEELAFGPRNWGFPPEEVRERVLRALASVGLPVSLLETSPLNLSGGQKRRVAIASVIASGPDYLVLDEPTAGLDARGVEELLHLLGTLQSRGVGICYITHDLELALSRSERILVLQEGKTLSWGTPEEIVQELQSREMEGLVLPPILELAHHLRDRGRSVPLTWDWNRLASALAAREGRP
- a CDS encoding ATP-binding cassette domain-containing protein; its protein translation is MLPVDAGGACSFRKVGYVYPGSQSRALEGLDLEVARGEWIALLGANGSGKSTFARLCNALLIPTQGDCSVLGLDTRVPANAERIRRGVAMVFQNPENQIVASVVEEETAFGPENLGLPPQEIRARVDQALRVVGLWEKRRAATYALSGGQKQRLALAGALALDPEVLVLDEATAMVDPRGRADFVSLLGRLHRQGKTLIQITHRLEEIVEADRVVVLNGGVKVFDGAPQGLFDLPKEAAAWGLGIPPLVSLRRFLLEKGLIPEQTPPRVEALEGALCP
- the rplQ gene encoding 50S ribosomal protein L17, with amino-acid sequence MRHRMSMRRLGRYGSHRHAMLSNLAASLFLEGSLVTTVTRAKELRRVAERMITRAKSGTLHDRRVVVSDMAHKEAIQKLFNEIGPKFVHRPGGYTRIVKLGNRVGDASPMAVIELVD
- a CDS encoding DNA-directed RNA polymerase subunit alpha produces the protein MEHDRHEIIVEEITPSYGRIVLEPLERGYGITLGNALRRVLLSSIPGASISAVRIEGVLHEFSTVPGVREDVIELLVNLKHVPLRCYNAELKTLHLEVEGPKTVTAADIQPDADVEYVDPEAVICTLEAGHRISMDLYVEQGIGYAAIDRPRPAYLPVDALLIDAVFSPAKRVKYEVQDVRMGQRTDYDRLVLEVWTNGVVTPKEAVAKASAILEGYFRSLTNVLSSRPSQGGALPEDAISSEGEGVPAEGDPAEEPVRFFENALLARPVRDLELSVRSENCLLRGGVHVIGDLVGRAREDLLKIRNLGKISLKEIEEKLEKFGLSLGGEPLSDLGETEDDLPETKEEETR
- the rpsD gene encoding 30S ribosomal protein S4, yielding MSRYTGPVCRLCRAEGTKLFLKGDRCYTERCAMAKRNSKPGQHGTRRTKTSEYGLRLREKQKLRRFYGLNESQFAQIYEKAAAMPGQTGHDFLQLLERRLDNVVYRLGLAVSRRQARELVRHGHFLVNGRKLDIPSAVLRAGDVVSVREKSRDVAVLKGNAEVAASRAVPAWLEINGEAMSGRVVTLPVREQIEVPVNEQLVVEFYAR
- the rpsK gene encoding 30S ribosomal protein S11; the encoded protein is MAKRVQRRSKRKEKKHISYGVAHVYSTFNNTIVTLTDKQGNALSWASGGNVGFKGTRKSTPYAAQMSAAQAAKVAQDHGVVEIDVVVKGPGPGRESAIRSLQAAGLQVNLIKDATPIPHNGCRPPKRRRV
- the rpsM gene encoding 30S ribosomal protein S13, which encodes MARIAGVDLPREKRVEIALTYIFGIGLTSSKKILAATGVNPDTRTKDLTDEEAQRIRNEIENQFKVEGDLRREVAMNIKRLMDIGCYRGLRHRLGLPVRGQRTRTNARTRKGPKRTVAGKKKAVK
- the rpmJ gene encoding 50S ribosomal protein L36, which encodes MKVKTSVKPICEYCRIIKRHGVVRIICSRNPRHKQRQGARR
- the infA gene encoding translation initiation factor IF-1, whose product is MAKDDVIEVRGKVVEPLPNAMFRVELENGHRILAHVSGKMRMHFIRILPGDKVLVQVSPYDLTRGRIVYRYK
- a CDS encoding KOW domain-containing RNA-binding protein, encoding MVRVRKGHDAGLWCVVVETDPESGRVLLVDGSLHPVDRPKRKNPKHLQVTRTVLEDVAARLASGKSLDNGWLARRIAALRDRGDAS
- the map gene encoding type I methionyl aminopeptidase, with protein sequence MITFKNDPDLVAMRKAGKVVADVLRHLRDLVRPGVDTWTLDQAAEELLSKENAKPAFKGYRVPGIPKPFPGTICASINQEVVHGIPSKDRVLVEGDILSVDMGALVGGFYGDAACTYPVGAISEAREKLLAVTLKGLHEGIACVRDGATVGDVGHAVERTVLAEGCGLVREYAGHGIGRHLHESPQVPNYGKPGTGITLKSRMTICIEPMVMSGKEAVKSLSDGWTVVTVDGSDAAHFEHAVLVTAEGHEILTPWET
- a CDS encoding adenylate kinase, with protein sequence MRLILLGPPGAGKGTQAASVIERFTIPHLSTGDMLRDHVKRGTVLGVEAKSFMDSGKLVPDGLIIAMMEDRLRQEDCGRGFLLDGFPRTLPQAEALDALLSRLGVSLDAVVLLDVTDGVVVERLCGRRVCKDCGAIYHVSFHPSRVSGICDLCGGELVQRDDDREDVIRKRLGVYHEQTSPLVAYYEKQDILRRVNAEGAPDAVCRNLEKQGGAA
- the secY gene encoding preprotein translocase subunit SecY; this encodes MIDSFRDAFRLPDLKRRFLFVLAALFVYRLGAHIPTPGIDPEAMAQLFEKGGVLGFFDLFAGGALRRFSIFALGVVPYINSSIVMQLLVVVVPTLEKMQKDGEEGRKKIVQYTRYGTVLFALIQAVGMTVWLGNLGIFAGGFLDAVVVTVTVTAGSLAVMWLGEIMSDHGIGNGISLLIFAGIVARIPEAIIQTFSLVRMGEMNVLVLLLAVLLMVGVIAGCVLLQEGQRKLPVQYAKRVVGNRVYGGQSTFIPLRVNTAGVIPIIFASSVLLFPYTLAGFFPGSVAKAIQNAFAPSSPIYMILYVGLIVFFAYFYTAVVFNPEEVANNMKKYGGFILGIRPGKPTSDYIEKVMSRITLGGSLALALVAVIPTFMSGLMNINTFYFGGTSVLIVVGVALDTVHQIEGQLLMRHYDGILKRRNKTGGLLNL
- the rplO gene encoding 50S ribosomal protein L15, with product MKLHELSPAPGAHKKAKRIGLGLGSGHGKTACKGTKGHKARAGGGVRAGFEGGQMPLVRRIPKRGFSNDRHKVTYQGINIGVLDGRFESGAVVDLAALLAQGLLGRFSGPVKILGDGELTKALTVRAHAFSAGAARKIEAAGGKAEVI
- the rpmD gene encoding 50S ribosomal protein L30 — translated: MAKLTITWKHSAIGRPDRQGLTIRALGLRKLHQTVTHEDTPQIRGMIRAVEHLVEWSVEE
- the rpsE gene encoding 30S ribosomal protein S5, with the translated sequence MNARNASSTKGSDLNERVVAINRVSKVVKGGKRFKFSVLVVVGDGFGQVGVGMGKAREISEAVRKGIDHAKKGMVTLKKTGHTIPHPILGKFGAAEVLLKPAAPGTGVIAGAVVRAIMELGGVKDVLTKVIGRTSNPINVAYATFEGVKALRSPEEIHRLRGKERRPAAQDA